A window of Ursus arctos isolate Adak ecotype North America unplaced genomic scaffold, UrsArc2.0 scaffold_16, whole genome shotgun sequence genomic DNA:
AGGTTGAGGACATAGcaggtgcaaaggctctggggcaggaatGAGTATGGTGAGTTTGAGTCCAGTGGGGCTGGTTAAGTGTGGGCAGGAGGGTGTTGGGGATTTACCAGAGGAGATCAGATCTTTAAGGCTTTGTAGGGCCAGGTAgggaaatggaattttatttgaaGGCACTGAAGAGTTTTGAGTAGGAGTGCGATGTgatctgatttgtatttttaaagggttCCCCTGGCTGCTGTGTACAGAATGGAATTTGGTGGAAGTGAGGGTGGGTGAAGGTTTTCAGCGTAGGAGGCTTGAGTACGTTGTAGCCCCCAGCCCTATAGGAATTAAGAACAGAAGTTCAACTtgaggggtgcatgggtggctcagtccttaagcgtctgccttcggctcagggtgtgatcccggcattctgggatcgagccccgcatcaggctcctccactggaagcctgcttcttcctctcccactccccctgcttgtgttccatctcttgctggctgtctctatctctgtcaaatgaataaataaaataaaaaaaaatgttcaacttaaGGACAATAGGCATGCATTTCTAGAGACCCAGGGAATCAACCACTGCAGTGATCTTGCCTTGCGGATGGGAGTGAAAGGTGAACGTAACTTAACACATGAATTAAAATCATGATGAgcttttatttccccaaattaagCATTTTCAAACCTGGCTCCTGCTGCTTTGAATGTCCAGTGGGTTCCCACATGAAGTGGTCCTGGCAGCCAGCCTAATGTTGTTCACCCCCCAGTAAGAGATGTACTCCCCGGGGTTACCCATAGGCTTTGGAAAAGGAgagcaaataaaatgattaattggTTCTTGGTTTTTATGACATCTCTATGGAAACTCTATTATGAAATTCTGGACTTGTGAGTTGTAGAAATATGCATTAGTCTCCCTCCTTGGCAGCACATTGCCTCTGATGTCATTGGATCATGGCTCAGCCATCTATACTGTTTCCATGAGAGGCACTAGGGCATTGGCATTGGACTTGGGGATGCGGATCAGGCAGCCTGTTTGAACCTTTGCTTCTCTGCTTGCTAGCTGAATATTCATAGACAAGCTCCTTAATCTCTGAGTTTCAGatgcctcatctgcaaaataacgGTGATCATGGTATCTGCCTCAAGGCGTTATTGCAGGGGTCAGAGAAGCAGAAGCCCATACGATACTTAGCACGGTTCTCGGCATGGGGTCAGCACTCTAGGCAGATGAGGACTTTTGGGTTTCCATTATGCTCATTTGAAAGTCCTCTGTGCCCTTGCTTTGTGAAaagtggtccccagaccagcagctgCATCCTCCAGGCACTTGTCgagtcagaaatgcagaatcagaCCTACTGATTCAAATTTTGCACTTGAAAAAGATCCCAGGTGACTCTTGTGGGCTTTTACATCTGGAAGTGTGATTGTAAGCTAAGATGCATTCACCAAGGAGAGCGGAGTCAGGTCCGAATATGAATACCTGTTGCCAGCATCATGTTGGTGCAGAAAGGCATCATCACCAGGACACAAAATACACTGTGACCCTAACCAGCTGGGCGTGGCTGGACAGCCACGTCCCCTCCCGCACAGGTTTTCCATCTGTAACATGACTCACCTATTTTAGAAGTTTGTTGAGAGGATAAGTGAAGTAATGTGAAAGCTGATATCAGAGAGTGAAAAGTAagttatttttatcttgtttatatAGAAAAAGTACATCATAATTTTTATAGCTGTTAATACAATTTTCAAAGAATCTGACTCCCCATTTTCCACATTTGCTGGCTGAGTGGCCATGGGCAAGACCTATTATTGGGTGTCTCGATTAGAATAATGGAGAGTGACAGTGGCTCAGGAACTACAGCCTGGTATTTTTGGAAACTAAATGGGAGAATTTTGTAGTTTGGCTAAAAGGCATTGCCCTAGAAAAGCTGAGCACTGGCAGTGCCATTTCCAGAATCCTCAGAAGTACAGAGTAAGGAGTGAGGGCTATGTGCAGAAGTCACCGGGATGCTGCTGGGTAGCATATTTTGACATGTCACACGTTTAGCAGTCACAAAAGCCTTTTATTATTTCCAAACATCACAACCAAAGCAAGAGACAAGCGATATTGCTTCTACTGGCAGGATGTCTTCAAGTACCAAAACCCACAGTATATTCAAGCACAAGAAAAATACACACTTGTACACCAAAGACATAGCTTATTATAAGAATTCTTTGGAGGGGTGgttgggtggggggctggtggtgTGAGGACAGCCAGAAAGCACGGTGTGAAGTTCTCTAGGGCAGGAAAGGGTCTGATGAGTGCGTGGAGGATGCGGGGACGTACGGGGCGCAGAGACTGTGCTGGTCAGCAAAGCTTGCCTGTGCTCACAGGGATGAAGAGCTTTGCTTGATAAGGTACAGGCGTTGAGAGCTGGGTCAACTTTTACACCATACTGAGAAAAAGGAGCGGTGAACCAAGAAATGTCTCTTTCATAGATGACTCTGGAGATCAGGTGGTAGAGACCCGGCTACGGTGAGCAGAAACAGAGCTTCTGAGAAAGCCAGAGGCATTTTCACAGTTTCTGAAACTCTCTGAAACTATAGTAAAGCCATTTCTTGGGGCACATGCCCTCCCATCCATGattccctctcttgctttaaTGATAGAAAAGGAATAATaggaaaaaggcttttttttttaagtagggaaaTTTACACCTTTAAACAACAAGGTATCAAAATACTTTGTACACAGGTATGTGCTGATTTTCCAAAGCACTGCATCTGTCTTTCATTAGAATTTTGAAAGCTGCCTTAGATTTAATGCATAAGAACCtgacaacagcagcagcagcagccaaaACAGAAATAGGTTACATCCCCATGCTAGTTTTCGGGGGGAGACTAGTCTGGAGGGTTAAGGAGAGGGGCATACATAGCATTGCTTCTTCCACGCAGAGCTCAGTATTTTTTAGGCAATTTATTTACAGTACATGGAGTTATAGAATAGAAACTCAGTCTCTTATGAAATAAGGACAAGACCATCTGAGCAGCTGACAGCCAGAACCGTAACAGTTTTGCTGGGGAGACATTTGAATCCCTCTTACAGTCAATGAGAGTCCTTCTGTCTGGTCTGACTTGCAGCAGGGAGACACGGGGAGGACGCAGGAGGGAGTAGGTGGGCCTTACAGACCCCGGGTACATGGGAATGAATGCAGGCAGCACCCAGAGCAGCCCTCACCGAGTCCTGCCAGGCCCTCTTTGGGAAATCAATGACTTACCCACTTTGGAATCCTTCAAGAAAGCCTGTTACGTACCATTTTCCCCTTCGAAAGGCTTTGCAAGCACAAAGACAAAAGACATGTTCGATCATGGCTGTTGACATATTTTAAGTCTTCCAAGGATTTCTctacctcctcttcttttttctaaacaTCTTGGCTGGTTGGGGGCTCCCAGCGACGGAGCCGCCGCGCACTTCCACGGCCCTGGCACCCTACCCCAGGTTCATGCCGTCGCAGCTGCAGAGGATCTCCTTGAATGTGTTGCGTAGCTCCAGGCTCCGGAAGGCGTAGATGAGCGGGTCGATGATGGAATTGCACATGATGAGGACCAGGTAGGTGTTGAAGTGGGCAGTGTAACAGACGCAGTAGGGGTTGGTGGGGCAGGTTATGATGAGGATgaggtggaggaagaagggggcCCAGCAGAAGATGAATACCCCCAGcaggatggtgatggtgacagcCCCCTTCATGCACGAGTGCTGCTGCGGGGCCACCCCGTCGGCAGGTGGCAGCGCCGCGATGCGCTGGACGTGCAGCCGGGCGAAGAGGAACATGTGCACGTAGAGGGTGCCCATGAGCAGCAGCATGGCGAAGAACATGGTGATGAGGCACACGATGACCATCTTGCTCTCGGAGTAGACGATGAACACCACGCCGCACACGCCGCAGCACACCCAGATGGCCACGATCCAGGCGAGGGCCTTCCGCACGCTCATGATGCTGTGGTAGCGGAGCGCGTAGAAGATGGTGACGTACCTGTCCACGGCGATGGCCAGGAGGTTGCAGATGGAGGCCACCAGGGAGATGCAGATCATGGAGTCGAAGATGTTGTCCATGTGCTGGATGAACCGGTCCTCGAAGGTCAAGTAGTTGCTGTTGATGATGGCGATCATGATGGTCTCCAGGGCGTTGGACACGCTCACGAGCATGTCGGCCACGGCCAGGCtgcagaggaagaagtacatgggggagTGCAGGTTGCCGTTTCTGGCCACGGCCAGGATGACCAGGATGTTTTCCAGCAGGCTGACGATGCCCAGCACCAGGAAGACTTCGGGCTTGATGAAGACCTGCTCGCAGAAGCCGCTGCTGCTCTGGTTGCTGAAGGAGGGGGCTGCGAGGTGCTCTGAGCTGTTCGGCAGCGTTGGCTGAGCAGACAGCAGGCAGCACGAAGCGTTCATTGCCAACAGACGGGTGGATCGGAGCTGGGACTCCCGGGAGCGTCCAgaccctcctgctgctgctgctgctgctgatgacGGGAAGGGATCTCCCTCCAGATTCTGGTGCTGGATGCCCGTCCAGTCCAGACTGAGGTTTTGTTCTCGCCCCAGATAAAagggtgcagagagggagggagagagagacagagtcagcTTGGACGAGAGAactttcctctgcttttcctggACAAGCAGTTTTATGGACACTCTTCTGTGTcgtcttccttctccctccttcttacCCCTTCTCACACCCCCACCTGGGAATGGAAAACCTGCCACCGGTTGTTAAGAGTTTCAGCTGTTTTCATAGCAGCACCGGGCATGTGGTACCTGTTGCTAGAAGTGAGGGGGAACACTCAGTCTTCACACACGGGCTGCAGGCAGACAACTCCTACTTCATCTTCAGCGAGCAAAACGACCACTGAGCATCGATCTGGTGCCTCTGACTGACAGCAGTGCCCGTGCGGCGGGGAGCTTGAGAAGCAGGCTGGTGCCCTCTGCAGGCCACACTGCTCCTCTGCGTGCTGCCTTGGCCGAGCAGTTCTTATTTGTCATGGAAACTGCCACAGGTATCCGTTCATCcaacttgttcattcattttttttttaatagccatcatttatggagcacctacttTATGTCAGGTCTCTGCTGAGTGCAGGGAATATAATGGTGAACCGGTCTGACTCGCCATCCTGGTTCCCCTAGACTCAGTGTCCAAGGGGGAAGATGAGAAGTCAGAAcgtgatatttcattgtgatgAATGCGTGATGATGAAggccagggggctgggggagcgtGGGGGGGGGCCCTAACCTGTATGGTTGAGGAAAAAGCATCTAAGCCTTGACTTGGCAGAAGAAGAGGTGATATCCAGCAGTGGCATGGGGCTGGGGTCCAGGGAGGTAGCAGATggtcccaggcagagggactCACATGCCCCAGACCTGGAGACAAAGAGCAGCGGCTCTCCACCCTGGCCGTGGGGATCATCGCAGAACGTGGGTTACAGGGACCCACCTGACCTGAATCAGGATCATGAGGGGTAGGACCTGGACAAACGTGTGTTCAATTTTCAACAGGTGAGCTGGGGTATAGCCAGGATTGAGATCTatggaaaaaaaagttgttttttttttttttaactgaagtacagttgacacacaatgttatattagtttcgggtgtatgCATAGTGACCCAACAATTGTGTATGTTACACAGCGCTTGGCCTGGTATCTATAGTTACCCTCTGTCACCAGACGATGTTATTACAGtagtattgactatattccttccctatgctgtattttttatccttgtgatttatgtattttaataaggaaACTTGGTgtttttgaggaactgaaagTAGTTTGGCCAGAGTGTGGAAGAACTGGGAGACACAATTTGAGAAATAAGGCtgcaaaggtgttttttttttttttttttaattttaagcagaAGTCAAGAAGTGCCTGGATCCACCCTACGTGGGAGTTTGGACTGTCTCCTGAAGGCAGTGGGGGGTGAGAGGGGCTGCGCTTTTAAAAGACTCCCAGTGGCGGCAGtgtggggccaggggagggcaggggcggaGATGTTCAGGCAGAAGGTTGTGGAGATTTGAGAGTGGCCGTGGAACTGTGGGAGAGGCAATGGGCAGGgagcccctctccttccttcttcagtAAAAGGGAGGACCGGGATGCCTCTTGAGCTGGAAAATGTAGAAAGCAGAGTTTAGCAATAGACTTCAGTACCTGGTTCATGTCACACTTGGTGCTGCACACGAGGATCATGTGAACTCTGGAAGCACGGAGTCCATTctcccctaaacacacacacactgcacacacacacgcacacacatgcacgcacacccatgcacacacatacactccagATGGATTAATGATCCATCTAACTATTGTCTTTGCGTGTGAGTGGGTGTATGtgtatgagagagaagaaatatgcataaggaaatagaagaacattttaaatatttataaaactgtgGAAGGGAGAGATTTTCTTAACAAGATGGGCAATCCAAAATTTAGAGTACAGGAAAAAAGCGCCATAAGCAAAGtcaaaagacaggaagaaaacatttgccaTAGGCCTTCAACAGTTACTATCTCTTATAGAAAAAGAAGACTTTCggattaataagaaaaagatgaaattacGTCTTAGAATACTGGGTAAAAGATATGAATAGAAATCCACTGAAGAGCAAATACAGGCGGatagtaaacatatgaaaagatgtccagCCTTCTGGGGagtcagggaaatccaaatccaAACGGGACTCCAAAACCATTTTTCCAGTTAGATTAACAAGAATTAAAAAGATATCAAATTCGGGAGAGAATATTGGGAGAACACTCGCAGGCAATCCTAGTGTTTGTGCATAGTCTCATCTTTTGGCAGtttctactaaaataaaaaaggcgCCTGGCTAGGGATCTCAGTCTGCCTAGGGGCATAAGAGATAACACTTCTATTTATTCTCAGCAGAGCAACTTGAGTTCTGATGCGAAACCACCCATCTTCCAGGTTGGGGAAAAACACAATCTTCATCCTTTCGGGAACTTCTCCTCCTCACCCTCAGGACACATCCAGGGTGTATTCATCCTGTCTCATCTGTGGCTTCAGGGGCACCGGCGTTACCTGCAAAGCTAGATAATCAAGATTATCTATCATCTGCTGGGTCCTTCAGCCCTCGGTGCGTGGCATGGGCTGAGCGTGAGGGAGCTGATGGAGCCTGCCACTGCAAACCTGCATCCTCAGAGCACCCTCTCTGCTAATGAGCGTTGATTGGGTGTTCCCTAAACGCTACCCCTACTTCCCTGGGGGAGCCGCACAGATGCAGCATTACTTTTCATCGAATCTTCTATAAATGCATTGGCTCTATTAATAACAATCGCAAGACATGACAGTCTTCAGTGTTCCCATATATTGTTGGCACCTGTTTCAAAAGTTCTAATAAACCATAACGAGGACATTCTTATCCTAGGAGATAATCCACCTCGGTGTCCTCTCTGCCCAAAGAGCTCTTCCTTGAGTTTGTGCCTCATGTATGCATCATAGccttcaagacccagctcaaatgtgaactgcatttttttttttttttacagctttccTCAAATCTTATGTACTTTATTCACTTAATTCCCCCCTTGGTAGTGACATCCCATGCCACTAAATGGGGACAGCGTTGGCCAGAGATCATATTGGAGACAATGACTAGATTTATCATTAACCCTAATTATTTCTGAGAAAGAGATGGCCTTCATGCCTGTGTTCCCATCCCCCAGCCTGCCTCTGATTTTACCTGCCTCTTGCTGGGCAGGTCCTTGGGAGCTCAGTTTCCAATCACTCAGTTTCCAATCACTCAGTTTCCAATCACTCTGCCAGGTCCCATGTCCAGGGCTCCCCCCACTACATGGCGTCTCAGGATTTCCTCTGACGTCAGGGAGTGGTGGTGGTCCTCCTAGCCTGATCAAGTTCAGCTTGGAAGTGAAGGGGGAGTGGACACCATCTGGGGCAACACTCAGCCACTAAGGGCTGGAGCTACTGAGTAAATTCTGTAGCCTCCTGTCCTTCCGGTGGGCATGTAGGGCTGCTTTACATGCTGCCCAGATGTCCCTGTGACATTGAGCTCCGAtggcctcctccttctcccttctacCTCATGCCTGTTTCCTAGGATCATCTCCCAAATAAGTTACCTGTTCCCAGGTCTCTGTCATGGGTTCAGctcagaggaggggggagagagccCAAACTAAGGTGTAcagaatgcctactgtgtgcctcaTGTCTCTGGCATGCTCTGCTCTTTGCTTGATTATTTACTTCAGGAAGGACAGAAGGCAGGCCTGTGGGCTGCTCACCTAATGCCTGTTTCCCCTTCGTCCTTACAAATGGACTCCTAATTTACTGAGGACAGCAGTATGCCTAGACGACGCACTCATTTCCTGGCCTCCCATGTCGGCGGCATAACCCGATTCCGGCCCGTGTTTGTAGGGGAGGTCCAGGGAAGTGACTCAGCTAAGCCAGCTAGCCGACTCAACCAGTATGCTCTCTTTGCCCTTAGTGGGATGACGGCGTGGAGGCTGGAGCTTTATCTCCTGTTTTGTAAGTCTGAGGACAAGCGCCAGATCCTTTGGGGCACCCAAACCTCGAGGGGGGCCTGAATCCCTGCTGACTttacagagaggcaggcagagtcCTGAGCTCCTCCAGGTTTCTGTTTTGTGACAGACAAGCAGTGGTTTATTTATGTAAGCTCTGGTAAGGTGAGGTGTTCTGTTCCGCACAGCTGAACAAAATTCCTGAAGCATGACCGTATTCATATTTAATCATCTCCGCTTTCTGTCAGAAACATAttaggtgctcaaaaaatgtttgaagGGAAGAAGCCCCaggtctttctctttttccactcTAGACAATCTTAATTGGATAATTGCCTGATAGACCCCACTTTTTCAGTGCTAGCAGGAAGTAACTCCATCGGACGGTAATTTTACTGAAAATTTCTTTCCCGTTAGACCATGTGCTGCTTGTGAGTGagagttgttttgtttgtctttgtatACTTGTCCCTGGCCTAACCGACAGCCTCAAACATTACAGTagaggcactttggaaaacagccaacagagtttttaaagaaagcaaaacataatCTTACCATCTGACTCCAGTAATTCCTCTCTTAGAAGTCTACCcaagagaaatcaaaataaatgtcCACACAAATTCTTGGATGTGAATGTTTGCAGCAACATGATTCCTGGTAGCCAAAGGGTGGAAATCACCTCATGTCCATCAGCTGGTGACCAGATAGACCAGATGTGGCGTATCCGCGCCGTGGAACATGAATCAGCGGTAAAAAGGGACGGAATCCTGATACATGCGCAGCATGAGTGAATCTCAAAGCCAGTAtgttaagcaaaagaagtcagacgTAAGAGACTACATTTTGTGTGTTTGCACTCACAGGAAGTGTATGGAAAAGGCAAATCTGTATAGACAGTAAATTAGTAGTTGCCTGGAACTGGGGAGATTAACTATCAGAGGGCACAATTGGGGTGATGAAAGTGTTTGAAAACCGGGTGagggtgatggttgcacaattcagTAAACTTACTGAGAATCATTCATTTGTACACTCGAGTGAGGTTTGTGGTGTGTAAGTGTACTCGAATAGGTTGTAAAAAATATGATCGCGAGAGTGCTTCCTGTGTCTTAACTGGACTGTAATCACATGAAGACTCGCTAGTGGTGTGTCCCTTCATGGTGGAGACCAGAGGGACATCCTTTCCGAAAGCACACACTAACACTCATGGTAGATACATTCCATGCAACTGTTTCCAGCCTCCAGGCTCTTCCTTCATCCCCCAGACGTTCTGAGAAGCACCCCAAACTAATGGCTACGTACTCCAGGTTGGTAACTTGACCCTCTCTGAGAGTCTTTTCAGATTTTGTAGGCATCTTTCACGGCTTCCTTAACCTGGACTgacattttattcttataatcaTCAGCTTCgactatttccttcctttgaagCCTCTCTCAcagtttttattctgttgatcGTTCTTACCACCCatccattttcctttattttctttttcttttctgggagacagagactgtaaatgtattttaaaattgtatccctttatctttttgaggaagaCATCATCTTGAAAT
This region includes:
- the MC3R gene encoding melanocortin receptor 3 yields the protein MNASCCLLSAQPTLPNSSEHLAAPSFSNQSSSGFCEQVFIKPEVFLVLGIVSLLENILVILAVARNGNLHSPMYFFLCSLAVADMLVSVSNALETIMIAIINSNYLTFEDRFIQHMDNIFDSMICISLVASICNLLAIAVDRYVTIFYALRYHSIMSVRKALAWIVAIWVCCGVCGVVFIVYSESKMVIVCLITMFFAMLLLMGTLYVHMFLFARLHVQRIAALPPADGVAPQQHSCMKGAVTITILLGVFIFCWAPFFLHLILIITCPTNPYCVCYTAHFNTYLVLIMCNSIIDPLIYAFRSLELRNTFKEILCSCDGMNLG